The Tripterygium wilfordii isolate XIE 37 chromosome 17, ASM1340144v1, whole genome shotgun sequence genome has a window encoding:
- the LOC119981854 gene encoding uncharacterized protein LOC119981854, producing MLTELIMNQQSQADQSVGRQEVPPQNEEIQNNEKVRSSHSGRSKETTRRVNPDGTVGETEMPRYLVVPKLEKYEGLTDPCDHIQGFKSMMECRGANALIMCKIFPSTLFEPAGTCFNRLPRHSVTSFGDLSEKLALHFSVARKTAKTSLDLMNLDHEPRESLRSFLARFNRACLEIPYVQVEVAISALVRTIRDEAYKQGRVEGRSDKRKDDQSSRKTDQGPVPRYSSYTPLNNSLHNILLEVSNRDILKWPMKMRAPVEKHTSDKYCLFHRDHGHDTEECRHLKDEIEGLIRRGYLKQFTSDREEKRRITDGDDRDDDRRRQRRRDRSPRHQRGTTGTIGVIVGGLVAGGECSSARRAYSLINEVLVDNGSAVDILFYHAFKEMKISEDKLKNF from the exons ATGTTgactgaactaatcatgaaccagCAGTCACAAGCTGATCAGTCTGTAGGTCGGCAAGAAGTTCCCCCACAGAACGAAGAAATCCAGAACAATGAGAAAGTAAGAAGTTCACACTCCGGTAGGTCTAAGGAAACAACCCGGAGAGTGAACCCCGATGGTACTGTTGGAGAAA ctgaaatgcctCGCTACCTTGTTGTTCCAAaactggagaagtatgaagggttgaCTGACCCCTGTGACCATATCCaaggtttcaaatcaatgatggagtgtcggggggcaAATGCACTCATAATGTGTAAGATcttcccatcaacccttttcGAGCCAGCAGGAACTTGCTTCAATCGATTACCAAGACATAGTGTGACTAGTTTTGGGGACTTGTCCGAAAAACTCGCGCTTCACTTCTCCGTCGCACGTAAGACGGCAAAGACTAGTTTAGACCtgatgaatcttgaccatgagcctagagaatcacttcgatcatttctGGCCAGGTTCAACAGAGCATGTTTGGAAATCCCATatgtccaggtagaagtagctatttcAGCCCTGGTAAGGACGATAAGGGATGAAGCGTAT aagcaaggaagagtagaaggaagGAGTGATAAGAGGAAGGATGATCAATCCAGCaggaagactgaccagggtccagtCCCTAGGTATAGTTCCTAcactcctcttaataattcattgcataatatccttctcGAAGTAAGCAACAGGGATATACTGAAGTGGCCTATGAAAATGAGGGCCCCAGTCGAAAAGCATACTTCGGATAAGTATTGTCTATTCCATAGGGATCACGGCCATGACACAgaagaatgtaggcatctcaaggatgaAATTGAAGGTCTCATTAGGAGAGGCTACCTAaagcagttcacttcagatagagaagaaaagaggagaatAACCGATGGTGACGATAGGGATGACGACCgaagaagacaaagaagaagggataggtctcctcgtcaccaaagggggacTACTGGAACAATTGGAGTAATTGTAGGAGGTTTGGTTGCAGGAGGAGAATGCTCCTCGGCAAGAAGGGCTTATTCTTTAATAaatgaa gttctggtggataatggTAGTGCGGTAGATATCTTATTCTATCATGCtttcaaagagatgaagatctcagaagataaattgaagaacttttag
- the LOC119982031 gene encoding ferric reduction oxidase 7, chloroplastic-like, with protein MDDHSIKEPLFFSKGGKRKPLLVLLAKWVLEIVMWAVFVSWVTLIFLYPTQFGSDLFQKYVQATTGTAFGLTGSIFLVFSGPIIVIAFLAIIHLIISGEENFQEKQASKRPSVRLWTFPVLVDGPFGVVSAAEIIGILLFAVYIIWAVYAYTMRNLSLISEDEFTSKSRSIWLLELTGLRFGAMGLFCLAFLFLPVSRGSVLLRLINIPFEHATRYHVWLGHLTMLVFTLHGLFYVIGWAMEGNLLHEILEWKDIGIANLAGVISLLAGLFMWVTSLPGVRQWNFELFFYTHQLYIIFVLFFALHVGDFIFSMSAGGIFLFMLDRFLRFCQSRRTVDIISASCLPCGTVELVLSKPENLRYNALSFVFLQIRELSWLQWHPFSVSSSPLDGKTHLAILIKVLGKWTEKLRGNIINASDEAKPQELLLRTHPKITASVEGPYGHELTYHLMYENLVLVAGGIGISPFLAILSDILHRIREGEPCLPKNIVVVWAVKKSDELPLLSTIDMESICPYFSEKVNLDIQIYVTRESNPPLEEGNVLEIRSCSISPLSNGCGMSVLVGTGHKIWSGLYVIASTLGFVVLFGLLDILYINPRKISTWWYKGLLFLLCMVLGMVIFGGLVIGLWHMWERITATEEESKHDRVKSYQLPSNEDVVKKDISHNESTSSSAIQYGLRPDFKEIFESLSKQWGNVDVGVLVCGPPTLQSSVAKEIRSHNMRRQSPDPIFHFNSHSFDL; from the exons ATGGATGACCACTCAATTAAAGAACCCCTTTTTTTCAGTAAAGGTGGGAAGAGGAAACCCCTGTTAGTGTTATTGGCCAAATGGGTTCTCGAAATTGTAATGTGGGCAGTGTTTGTTTCATGGGTTACCCTGATCTTTCTGTATCCTACACAATTTGGGAGTGATTTGTTTCAGAAATATGTTCAGGCAACAACTGGTACTGCTTTTGGGCTTACAG GAAGTATATTCCTGGTATTCAGTGGCCCAATTATTGTTATAGCATTTCTTGCTATAATCCACCTTATCATTTCAGGAGAGGAGAATTTCCAGGA GAAACAAGCTTCCAAACGTCCAAGTGTTCGCTTGTGGACATTTCCTGTTCTGGTAGATGGACCATTTGGGGTTGTTTCTGCAGCTGAAATTATTGGGATCCTCCTCTTTGCTGTGTATATTATCTGGGCTGTCTATGCTTACACAATGAGGAATCTGAGTCTTATATCCGAAGATGAATTTACTTCTAAATCGAGAAG CATCTGGTTGTTGGAACTCACGGGACTTCGCTTTGGTGCAATGGGACTATTTTGCCTGGCATTTTTGTTTCTCCCAGTTTCAAGGGGTTCCGTACTTCTCCGCCTCATAAATATTCCTTTTGAACATGCTACAAGATATCATGTATGGCTGGGTCATCTGACAATGCTGGTTTTTACTCTCCATGGGCTGTTTTATGTGATAGGATGGGCAATGGAGGGGAATCTACTACATGAG ATATTAGAGTGGAAAGATATTGGTATTGCCAATCTTGCAGGAGTTATCAGTCTTTTAGCCGGTCTGTTTATGTGGGTGACATCACTTCCCGGTGTCAGACAGTGGAATTTTGAGTTGTTCTTCTACACCCATCAACTGTATATTATCTTTGTCCTCTTCTTTGCATTGCACGTTGGCGACTTCATATTCAGTATGTCTGCTGGAGGAATATTTCTCTTCATGCTTGATCGGTTTCTGAGATTCTGCCAATCACGGAGGACAGTTGATATAATTTCAGCCTCATGTCTTCCCTGTGGAACTGTGGAGTTGGTTCTTTCCAAACCTGAAA ATCTCCGGTACAATGCCCTTAGTTTTGTATTCCTTCAAATTCGGGAACTATCGTGGCTGCAGTGGCATCCTTTCAGTGTTTCATCTAGTCCGCTGGATGGTAAAACTCATCTGGCCATTCTCATAAAGGTTCTTGGGAAGTGGACGGAAAAGCTTAGAGGAAATATTATCAATGCCTCTGATGAGGCAAAACCTCAGGAGCTGCTTCTTCGAACTCATCCCAAGATCACCGCTTCTGTCGAGGGGCCTTATGGTCACGAGTTGACATACCATTTGAT GTATGAAAATCTTGTATTAGTAGCAGGTGGCATTGGGATTTCACCATTCCTTGCTATCTTGAGTGATATTCTCCACCGTATTAGAGAAGGCGAACCTTGTCTACCGAAAAACATTGTGGTTGTTTGGGCAGTTAAGAAATCAGATGAGCTTCCTCTTCTTTCGACCATTGACATGGAATCAATCTGCCCATATTTCTCTGAAAAAGTAAATCTTGATATTCAAATCTACGTCACTCGAGAATCAAATCCTCCATTG GAAGAGGGTAATGTTCTTGAGATTAGAAGTTGTTCCATTTCTCCTTTGTCCAATGGATGTGGCATGTCAGTTTTGGTTGGTACAGGGCACAAGATATGGTCCGGCCTGTATGTTATTGCATCTACATTAGGCTTTGTTGTTCTTTTTGGTTTGCTGGATATCCTTTACATAAACCCACGTAAGATATCGACATGGTGGTACAAAGGTCTTCTTTTCCTACTCTGCATGGTTCTCGGTATGGTCATCTTCGGAGGTCTTGTAATTGGTTTATGGCATATGTGGGAAAGAATAACTGCTACAGAAGAAGAATCTAAGCATGATAGGGTAAAAAGTTACCAGCTGCCGTCTAATGAAGATGTGGTAAAGAAGGATATATCTCATAACGAGTCTACAAGTTCATCTGCTATTCAGTATGGTTTGAGACCGGACTTCAAAG AAATTTTTGAATCATTGTCCAAGCAATGGGGAAATGTTGATGTGGGTGTGCTGGTGTGTGGTCCTCCAACTCTtcagtcaagtgttgccaaggAAATCAGGTCACATAATATGAGGAGACAGAGCCCAGATCCAATCTTCCATTTCAACAGCCACAGCTTTGATCTGTAG